The Lathyrus oleraceus cultivar Zhongwan6 chromosome 5, CAAS_Psat_ZW6_1.0, whole genome shotgun sequence genome includes the window gaagatgctttttaaCAAGCCTAACGTTCACCTGCCTAGCTGTGATCTCCCTACAGACCTGATTATCTGTAACTTCTAGTTCTCATGCACCCTCTATTTTTATGCCTAGAAAATTATTAATAACAGTAGGAGAGAATGTTATACACTTACCCCtcacaaacaccttgcaaaaCTCCTTGCTGTTCTTATCAGCAATATCCTCAAGAATGTTGACAATAAATTCCTTAACTAAGCCTTTATAGCAATGACAGAACCCAACCACAGTCTTCAACAGCCCAGCAACCTttatcaggtccatgacctccttgacATCAACAACATATTTTCCAACTCCCTTTCCACAACCACCCTTCTCTGAATTACAAATTTCCATTTCGTAGCTCCATCCTCAAGATGGAAGGAGATGTTATCCAAATGAACAATAGGGACTTTACCAGGAGACTTCCTAACAGTGGTTTTCTTCACAAGCGAGATGTCAGAGATATCTTCCTCAACATCCTCTTCACACTCATAATCatctctgaccttcctcttctttacttcaaccttgctccaagatttggagggaccAATACCAGCAGCCTTCTTAGCTTTTCTAGCTGACATAAGTTCAGCCACAGATCTTCCTTTGTGAGTCTTCATGCGTTTAGCCACACTTGGCTCTAGGTGATGAAGTAAGTTTTCCTCTTGACCATCAAAGCTACCATCCTCTAGATCAATCACAACATTTGCATCATCATGCTTCTCAGAGCGGGAAGCATTGGCAGTTTTAGATGCCACAGATTTTCCTTTTTCAGACACGGTTTTCCCTAGAGAGCACAACCCTTCAGCAACCAAGTCCTACTCAGAACTGGAGGAATCGTCATCCTTACCACTATGTtgttcaacctcaggagaggggtacatttgaGAAAGGGGAGTAGAAACTCCCTTCACAGAGTGTCCTTTGttaaggattctagtgactaggtcTCTTACAACACGATCAGTGTGGTGTATATCTTCCATAGAATTAGTGGCAGGAGTTGAACTAGAAGGAATACTAGAGGAGTTACCTTGATTGGAGCATGCAGAAGCTGAGGCATCAATGGGTTGGTTCAAATCAATGGCCTCGCAGGGAATAATAGAGAGAGGAACAACATCCAGAATCTCATCATCAGGAATGACCATGGGAGGAGCATTAACCTTTGGAGTAGACTTAGTATTTTTAGAAGCAGATGTATCATGATGTTGTGACAGTTTGGAGTTTTTCTGGAAAAAACGCGGTTGCCCTAACAGAGGTGTGTGAAGAAGGAGCAGGAAGATGGAAGAGTTGGAGTAGGTAGTGATGTTATGAGGGTAGCCTGTGAAGACGGAATATATGGTATTTCCAATACaaggtgatgatttaccataatgggggcgctttattttagccacatagacactaatttgattactttttccactccatattaattactacaagtcttcataaatgtaaatccctaattttcctctcaggacttcaaactgatttgcatccaaagcctttgtaaaaatatcagctaattgcatctcagtagcaacatgctctaagACTACAGTCTTATcctccacaagttctctaataaaatggtgatgtatatcaatatgtttggtcctgatgtgctgaataggattctttgagatgtttatggcactcaggttgtcatagtacaatgtcatgacatcttgtgagacactgtattcagtcagcatttgtttcatccacaccagttgagaacaactacttccagctgctatgtattcagcttcagcagtagacagagaaacacaattttccttcttactaaaccatgatattaaattgttccccaagaagaagcatcctcttgatgtgcttttcctatcatcatcacttccagcccaatcagcatcacaatatccagacaACACAAATTCAGATCCATtagtgtatagcatcccatagtcacaggtgccattgacatatttcagtatccttttcacttgaTTTATATGTCTCACCTTTGGTTCgacttgatatctagcacatacacctacaacaaaagcaatgtcaggtctgcaTGCTGTAAGATATAGCAGACTTCatatcatgcttctgtagagactttgatccacacttacaccattttcatctttagacactttcagatgagtaggagcatgtgtcctcttgtggcttgcattctccatgccaaacttcttaacaatattcttggcatatttactttgagatggaaagatagaatcttccatctgcttgacttgcagGCAAAAAAAATgggttagttctccaacaaggctcatttcaaattcagactgcatttgctcaacaaaatgttgaaccattttacttgacatcccaccaaacacaatatcatccacatagatctgagcaaccatgagctttcctccttcatctttgacaaataaagtcttatcaatgcctccctttttgtatccattgtcaatgagaaacactgtgagtctctcataccaagatctaggagcttgtttcaactcataaagagctttcctcaacttatacacatgctttggaatATTTGGGTCTGTGAATCCCTTTGGTTGTTtaacatatacttcctcattcaagtagccatttaagaaagcacttttcacatccatttggaacagtttaaacttcagaatacatgccgctcctagcaataatctaatggactccaggcgagctacatgagcaaatgtttcatcaaagtcaactccttcaacttgagtgtatccttgtgctaccaatcttgctttatttctagtaaccacacctttttcatcagatttattcttgtaaacccactttgttccaataacatttattccttcaggtcttggaaccaattcccatacttcatttccattgaattggcctaactcttcctgcatggaattgatccaaaattcatcagttaaggcttctttaacattcttaggctcaatcttggacacaaaacaggcatgtgagatcacttcccttgatctagtggtgacccctttatttgggtctcctataatgagatctttaggatgatccttctgaattctgatagagggtcccttatttACTTGATCAGCTTCAAGTTCAGCTTGAGTGGACTCACTCTCACTAGTTTTGTCCAGGAGttcagctggggcatcattcagaaatgtttcaacatcgtctgtgacatcagtctcttgatcaacaacaacattgatagattccatcataacttttgttctggaattaaaaactctaaaggctctgctatttgttgagtagcccagaaatattccttcatcactcttggggtccattttccttctttgttcacgatcagccaggatatagcatttactaccaaacacataGAAGTATTTGACAATAAgtcttcttcccttccagacttcatataaagtcattgaggtcccttttctcaaggttactctgttgtgaacataacaggccgtgttcatagcttcggcccagaagtggtaaggcaacttcttagcatgaatcacACCTCTAGAAGATTCGTagagagttctatttttcctttccaccacaccattttgctgaggggtaatgggagaagagaactcatgaccaatcCCTTCGGAtgaacaaaattcagcaaatttactgttctcaaattctttcccatgatcacttctgattctgataacatgactccctctttctctttgaagtctttggcagaggtctttgaacacatcaaacacatccgatttttcccttataaaattcacccaggtatatctggagaagtcgtccaccacaatataagcataccttttcccaccaagactttccacctgcacaggtcccatcaagtccatgttgagaagttccagcactttagatgtggtgtcatgtttgatcttctgatgtgacatctttgtctgctttccaatctgacattcaccgtatactcttccttcttcaatctttaattttgggattcctttgacagcttcaacagatatgatcctcttcattcctttaagatgcagatgacccagtttttgatgccatagtttcacttcttcttctttatcTAGAGAAAATATTGATGAATAGCTAGTTTCTTGAGGAATCAACATATAACAGTTGTCCTTAGATCTGACTCCTctcatgatcacctcattttttgcattagtaatcaagcattcagtttttgtgaagttcacgtttagaccttgatcacatagttgaccGATGCTGATCAGttttgcagtcaatcctttaacaagaAGCACATTATCAATATTAGGAACTCTAGGGAAGTTCAACTTTtcaatccccttgatttcaccctttgctccatcaccaaaagttacatagctggtgACATGAGATTGAAGGTCAACCAacaggtttttgcttccagtcatgtgtctggagcatccactgtcaaagtatCAATCTTCTTTGGTTGagactctgaaggaagtgtgagctatcaagttagtagcaccagacctaggaacccactgttttTTGTTAGCAGGGATGTGTTGTTTAGGTCTAGGttgatgagtaggactaggataaccatacaacctaaagtagaatggttttatgtgaccaaatttcccacagtaatgacatcttcatctttggtgttttcctttatgttgtctttccttgtgatgttgagacacctgatgtgacatctttggtttgctaccagtggAACTACAATCAGGagaggattcattgaacccaaggccagtcatgtctcttgccatctttccagcctggagaattttgtctaaggtgtcagatccactatTTAGCGTTCTGACATACTtcgtcatctcatccagtttgcAATTCAGGAACACAACTtcgatcttcaacttagaaatggtttctaagtgttctgtcttctcagcttctagttgggttatcagtttcttctaattctccacttgttgacacacttcttcacttctgaaaTACAACTTCCTATAAgaagtagctaattcatcaaaggttaattcatcatcaCTGGAGTCTTCATCAGGATCCCATCTcccagtcaaggcagtcacaagattggcatattctccttctgtttcactttcagaattatcatgagaccaagtagcagcaagactcttcttctgtttcttgagataggtcccacattcagctctaatgtgaccataccctTCACACTCATGGGACTGAATTCCTTTGCCCTATTTGGGTTTTTCCTCAtattttgttcttcttccagcatcattgggcctactgatgtcaaatgagttgttcttgacattagaaCTTGATCTcacatccatcctcttcaggattttgttgaattgtcttccaagtCACGCTAAATCATTTTCCATaccttcatcagtatcctgactactttctttctttttatcttcaatttttgacacaaaggctatgcttttgactttcttttcagatccatcattcattcccaactcgaatgtttggagggatccaattagctcatccactctcatcttACAGATATCTTGATATTCTTTTATGGTTGTaactttcatggcaaatctcttgggaagtgatctgagaattttcctcacaagcttttcatctaacatcttcttacccagggctcctgaggcattagcaatctcaaggatattcatatgtaagtcatgaatactttcatcttctttcatccttaaattgTCAAACATAGTAGTAAGCAGttgcaatctagacatcttcactctagaggtaccttcatgagtggttttgagaatattccaagcatctttagccacctcacaattgttcaccagtctgaagatgttcttatcaacccaATTGAATATAGATTTCAATGCTatagagtttccaagagctagttcatcctcctccttggtccattcttcctcaggtttcttatcagttgtaacttctccaTCCTTCGTAGTGAagggatgttcccagcctgttagaacagccttccaagccttattatccaacgatttcaagaaggctaccatctgaggtttccagtagtcatagttagatccatccaaaattggtggtctgtgtacagatcctccgtctctatccatagtacaagaaagtaacgtcccaatatctcacccagaaccagagcaggatgcctgctctagtaccaattgaaattctagtatcagatatgagatgtcaaaggtaatgtcacgacactaatatctgaacaacaaaTGAAATATGAACAGgataaaaacaaataaataattgaaaaagcgacacaagcaattgttaacccagttcggtgtaaacacacctatgtctgggggctaccaagccaggaaggaaatccactaaacaaaattagttcaaagactctcagtaaacaaattcaagttacagtcttttcacctaatctctacccgtgtgacttctatttaagaactcttagatatgagaccctactcactccctCTTAATCACAGtagtgatactagaacaaataccacaaagaaagaagacacacttcaaggacacatacttgatcttgcttaacagcttcaatcaagtaaacaaatacactcatacttcaaagcttagagtggacagATTATAACCCAAAACTTAGTCCAATTCACATAtcaacaagatgaatgaatggctcacaaatCACAAACGTACATTAGGCTAAAACCCTAATACTCACTCACTTCAACGTTTGTATTTTCTTCTGTATATCACACAGGGTTTACATGgtctttaaatagaagctttctGAATTGGCCTGGGCAACATGTAACTCTAATCCTATTTAATGCGTATTCCCTAGGAGTTAGTAACAAATCATTCCTCTTTGGGAAACATAATATTTTGGCTTTAAATAGAATTAATCCTTGAATGAggcatgcaatctccacataagcacacaaagacttGCATGAAAAGCACAACACCAAAACACAAAGCATTTagactgaatgttttgtatacacatgtcttaacatcaGGTTTGACATCTGGAATAAATCCTGCACAATCATATTAAACAAcctgcaggaagctgatatcacatgtcaagacaacatGCGTGACATCTagtgataacactaagttttaccaaaattgattCCAATACACAAAACCAAcaattttgttaaaagcaatgcactcactttgaaattgataccacgaactatgaggttttgatccctcatttttatgttggtacgtaggcacaagtccgaaggtcttgtcaaacacaaaaatataattaattaattattttctcatccctccactttatttattgcaaacatcattttgtacaaaaacacatatgcacacaagaaagggctccctagtagtacctaggacactttgggtgctaacatcttccctctgtgtaaccaaccccttacttgtaatctcgggaatattattagttttgatttgaaaacttcttaactttgggttttgttcgtacttttcccttttcccttggaaacaataaaagcacggtggcgactctggttttattgacgttaagtttatccatagcttaatggtcatgaatttaccactacaggaaattaagtggcgactctgttggggagtagtctccagtgggtttggcctacttttttgtgtgtatataattgtatatttgaagtatgtatatttgtttgtatgatataatctacttgttgtgcttggtgatctctaggtggtgagataagttctaacccaaacttgagtacaattaagataggaggatggtatagtcatgttcgacttgtgttgagtagtccttaacaagttggcttgagacccatctacttagtggagacccttttggagttatttatgtcacacaagttatttgtggttaggcattactttctctgatttagggtccgagaagctgaggaccataaaacatttaacctaacttggcctatttaggacgtagtgcggagactgttcaagtgtagacttgataaccgttgttacgcgatactacactcagacgagtttctcttgagaatattatgggttgatgagtcagtcatcctaacctataatatccgatagatggaattaagactctgagaactttttagaacatgatatataagtttttatccttagttcactcctttgggatggttcttacccatactccatgctcgtgactcacaacaaacccttgattattggttgatccaatcaagtcttgtcaatatcaatggaacttggatgttgataaggtgtaaactataatccaccaaaatggatgattgatcttgacaatcacttgattcatcccttgacctttgtttgtttgccttgtgtgtgatcccttatttgtgattgttgcattcatgcgcatcataacattcatcacacgaatatttttcaaggaactgaggtcttatttgcaaattgTTTTCAAGtaacactaagaagtacaatttcagatgtcccgacttgaaagagttaaggaagctatcatcttttgtattagatcccttggactttaagtaacgtcatgggaagcttctatctattttgtctgctgatgtggttgaaggactctggagtgtgttggttcagttctatgaccctcttttAAGACCttaatttttaccctaagatccctcatggcatcatatcatttgctaagtgcattgcctcaaggatcatagcatgtttggctccttaaccctagcGTTGGGACTTGTCTGAGTGGTTTGAGGCTACCAAGCATTCTTGTATTGTATATgatttcttttcttatttttattactaaccaaaagcccaaaaatatgtcactaactctttttgttttgaagaTCATGGGCTCCCGTGCTCCTAGGAGGCTCCaaagctcaatgaagtggctagatgaagatgagaacaaacatgaaaatggtccacaaagctcataatcatcatatatgtctcccaagtatctcaattttccaatttgatcaagataacccaaagggcttgaggattgtttcccaaggaaaccctaattcaactgtgcttcaacagtgccttgctcatgaagcaaccgcaacctatgatcaaatttaatcaagggaagttatttaattcattattttatgaatatatgagcttgtttgaggatcctcaatcatttattcatcaagatttgaagtttggccttgagaagttgaccagtcaagtcatctgactaaactgaggatcactgagacacaacttgtgatgtgtttgtaaaatgaagatgaacccaatataaaacatgttcttaagaaccatatgaacaactttcatgttcatccaaaatccatttgaaacttgtaaggtcatcattcatttcaaaacattataggtaattttgactgaaaccctaattttgggtcaacttcccaaggacctaacttccttaaattttatgattttgaggtgataacaaatgaattggaaagattaagatgtctacttaaaattttatgttggacaaaatttcataatcctaaaagaaacacatgtgataatacaaaacattataggtcactttggacctaagtcattgaatttgaaaaatgtccaacttcaagtgcccataactttcatgaaaaatccaaatgatgcaaaatttgagtctaaattgatcatcttgaaaatttctacaactttgatgttggaggtttttccatttgaagcttgaataattgaaacataagggcttgaaaATGCTTGTTTTTGGTAAATTTTTCAAAAGGGAACCTACACATGTTTTGTATCCAaaccttcacagccagttttcataaatttcaaatttccaaatgaattttttcccaacatgacttttgttccttatttcaagggctttccagccattactcacattaactttttggactttccatgtgtgagtttcgaagagctttaggtttatgttcatttttgtatttcactttgtaacttggtgtgcaagcttgtgcagtcccttgtgcacgtccaattcacttccatttgatctcaacatggattttcattcattcttgggcctcacatgcgcctgtacaggcccatgcaaggaggattcaaacttcatgcacacgagggaagcattgccttgcatcacatttcagctataaataagtgctcattctcattcaaatggcaaccaagtggagatctAAATTGttgctgaattgaaaaccaaaccctcactaaaggaatttccagttttctctttcaatttcaagcttgaatttcaacatcattagttgattttcaaagctcaattccttaacctagcatcaccatcacacttccagagcaaaagtagatcaagagcttggagaattcgtgctgtttgaagctgcatttcagaggtagaacaccaaactttcttgatctagatcttgcaatataATGTGAATCTGTTTGGTTTGTGTagttttctgaagtcctcatgcttgtggcaagccagtggtggtcttaattttgcaaatcgtgtcatttcagttcatgtaccatgatcttcaagctcatgtttctctctaaataggaactatgaggatgatccatggttacaggggtgatgtacatcacctcagcttcattttgacatcctcagttttcattttcattaaacattaatttcctgcgcgtggtggtCGGATCTGGTTATATCGCCGGAGAAAATgatggtttccaccaccatccccacgtgggagcctCCTAGCCATTGGATCATGTTGCTATGTTATAATCTCACGCGTCCAATGtattgacttattttaaatcTTTGTGCTGCACGCTTGACTCCAATACACCGTGTGACCGCGCCTATGAGTCGTGTGATCATTGCaacgtcaattaatgaagtgatcCCGTGGCTGCGcatttttgttattttgttattttctgttaattccatttaattccttttattttcaaaaattcataaatattttatttgaagtcacaaaaatatgagaccaatgccaaaaattttcttgaaaaatctagttttgtattttgatttttaattatttttgtgacttcatttaatatttttttgtgaattatttggtttttaatagttttaattcattttaaaatactttttgatatttgaaaaatcaaaaaatattttcctaacacctatggatcatgataaatcaatgaaaaatagtctcatcaatttcttgattgatttgagatttatttgagattttaattcatattgtgttatttttcactgtttttaattgtttttaaatagtttatgATTTCAAAGATTGTTGAGAAAACTTTGTCAAAGTTTATTTGtccatgttagacctatgagaatttaatttgacttattgaagttgatttgaaataaatttgaggtttgatcatattttgtccattttattttgcatttatttttaattcaaaaaataccaaaaaattatggaTGACTTGTTGAtttgtaatcttcatttctcttctgtttagcattgattgatgatgacttggttcacatttgatcaattgagtttgatgcttgaattctctttccatccatttcatcttcatccctttctttttataatttggccaatgagttaatgtcttatggttggtcttgacaaatgagaggtttaaccttctttgatccaaaccaaactcaacttgatccaagattaagtgagttgttttgtgtccaagataggttgcttcttggttaagcaaaaaacctaaagtcaatacaaggcttttccccttttgttttggcatggcaagttttaggaggttggcttactagtcatgatctctaacttatgtttatttgcctatagttttattgaccggcctcaaataggtgtgactactatattagtccacttacgattgcttaacatagcgctaaattgtcttatgacaaactaacataaccatactaattactaactttaatttgagcatttaatttcttggaatttactttaatgtcatttatttcttgctcatttattcatattgctttttcactttgctcacttgagcacatactttatgtttatgtcatttttcttttgctcatttgagctcattattgtatataaatatattgttgtcttgtgttggttttgcttttgttttgtgtgaacctaatgcaaaaaggagaaaggacttagaattaggacatacctttgcttaaaggagttcaagagcaactatgcctcatgcctttagaatgctaaatttgttgaagagaaactaggcctcatgccctttagaatgctaaatttcaaaattgacttcaaaggacttcctttccaaaacttattctttgtccattcctcttattgtgttgtgaactttttgatatttgctcttgtgtgatagggattccatcttgagatagtaaaagaggaccattgtcaggagtagccaagttaagagagacaagccaaatggagatcctaggagcttgaatcaaatttgtgtgattgcttgtttgttgctaagtccaaaggaaaggagcatcttgaatcatctctatgatttcaagaaaaggaactccaagggttttatcttctctcttatctttgtatgctttaggattatcccttctcttcttctccccactctaacccaagccaaatcCTTCTCTTGCAAACTTTAacattgtttcaaattagaaacctaggccttatgcctttgacttttcaaaatcttttcattaatactcattatgaataaaccttaattcaactttgacttcattttgtaaataaatctaacttgtaaatctaactcacttcaagttgtttttgtgggaccaatgaccacctttgttaaaccttttcataaacattagccataggtttgaattatcatagtggttgatgtaatcctcaccttatccttagggattggattataagtcttccatacttattatagggttaacccctcactagtatgttgaagcccttctcacatggtggattgttagtttaggttgagttttctccctttgataataaaagaccttaaggcttttgatcaaatcaattcaacaatctttgagatttttaccccgaactacgaggttttgatcctacctttgtgatggtacgtaggcaatgggttcatccattcaaacaacaaatttgcAAATATAATCTATTCAATTTTCATCCCTCCAATCctttgcacatattttcacaaataccaacctacaacacatgtttgcaaaaagaggttcccttagagtactaaggatgttttgggtgcgtaaaaccttcccatttcataaccaacccccttacccagatatctgacatttttattagtttttgatttgataacacttcttacttggcttttgttcgctttttagcctttcctttggacaaataaaagtgcggtggcaactcgaattgtatgtttacttttggtttagtcaataaacctaaaggtaacgaataccccgctacagaaaagtggtgactctgctggggaacacTTCCTAGtaggtttagcctactttttgcttatgtgtgttgtatgtttatatttatttgtgacatatttttgtgcaa containing:
- the LOC127079938 gene encoding uncharacterized protein LOC127079938, producing the protein MVIPDDEILDVVPLSIIPCEAIDLNQPIDASASACSNQGNSSSIPSSSTPATNSMEDIHHTDRVVRDLVTRILNKGHSVKGVSTPLSQMYPSPEVEQHSGKTVSEKGKSVASKTANASRSEKHDDANVVIDLEDGSFDGQEENLLHHLEPSVAKRMKTHKGRSVAELMSARKAKKAAEKGGCGKGVGKYVVDVKEVMDLIKVAGLLKTVVGFCHCYKGLVKEFIVNILEDIADKNSKEFCKVFVRARQVNVRLVKKHLPAGKLTVKYAILHKIGAANWVPTNHISTIANTLGSLEQAEGENVEHAKEAEAHTSSERSTNNDETSGNSVSGADEVASSSSTE